The sequence TTTGCATAGGCAAATTCTAAACCAgtgattgataataaaacttCAGCGGCAGTCAAGACAACATATTGTGGTATTTGTAAAGCGATATGTACAGATTCTGGTGGAGAGTTATCAATATGAACTTGAATAATAGCTGAAATGTAAAATGCAATCACAGACAAAAACATACCGGTACCCATTCTACGAAGGAGTGTGAAATTAATCTTCTTTCTTTCCAATGGACGATAAATACCATATTCAAAGATTGGTACGAAAATCATAACCAATAATGGATTAatacaattgataatttcaGAATCAATTTCCCAACTTCCTAAATGTCTATCCATAGAATTGGCTTGAATAGTCCAACGAGTACCAGTTTGATCATACAAAGCCCAGAAGAATGGTAATGGTACAAACACTGTTAAAACTCTTAATACCAATTTCACTTGTTCAACAATTCTTGgtgaatattttaatttggcTCTGTCCAAGAAACTATTGTTATAGTAATGGTCATTGTATTTACTACCACGGAATGTTTTCTTTACACTTTCAGAGATACCGGTACCAACGATACAGAATGCAGTTGATAAAACGGATCCTTGTGGTTTACGTTTAACATATTGTTTATTACcaactaaataaattaaaattgaaataattaatataccAGCTGGAATTACAAATGCACACCAATAACCAACATTAGTTCTTAAAATTGGTGAAAGAATTGATGAAAAGAATGATCCTAAATTTACACACCAATAAAATACTTGGAAAAGATTTTGAagtaatttcttttgatgTGGACCAAATTGATCACCACAAAATGAACTTACAACTGGTTTAATACCACCTGTACCAATTGCAATACAAGTTAAACCAACAATTAaacctaatttttttttttttttttaaaataaatttaattaataaattattttaattttttaattattattttttttaaaatagtatttaaatatttacccCATGGTGATCTTTCACCTGGACTGTCACCAGTAATTCCTGGAATTGcagtaattgaaaaaatagcAGCTccaaaacaatataaaatactgaaatataaaattgttttgtATTTTCCTAAAACACCATCAGCAACATAAGCACCAACAAgtgaacttttttttttttataaaaaataaataaatattaataactttttaatattttttaaaaatttaatgaaatttacTTACAAAATATAAGCACCAGCATTAAAACCGTGACCAATTGAAGAAGCATTTTTTTCAGAATATCCCATGAAActgattaaataatttgttaaAATACCTCTTAAAGCATAGTATGAATACCTTTCACAAATTTCATTACccataatatatttaattgatgatggaAAATGATTTTCATCCCCTCCATAAACAAAAACTTCATTATCAATACCTTCCATATCACCTTGTTTACCTTTAGATGAACCCTTTCCATCAATTGATGACcctaaattatcaattgatgttGATACACCAGAATTTGATGATTCTTCTTCTATCgccattttttataataataattattttctttctttttttttttttttttttttttttttatggttcccttttttccaaaaataaatttttttttttttttttaactattatttattattttaatgttattaatagatattaatttacaaagattttgattttttaagcTATTAATACCACAAAAGGAATGGTatgtatatttataaattttttttttattattatttgggggttttttttttttttttttttttttttatttatttatatatttatttatttatttatttattatattagtattaatatttagtattaaaaaaccaataaaatttctttaaaccGAATCttctaaaaatttcaaaaaaaaaaaaaaaaaaaaaaaaaaaaaaaaaaaattaattttttatttatattatcatatatatatatatattatgaataacatttatttatttgaatttcccaaatatttaagataattttttagaatgttctagaacattcgaagaataaaaaattttcgaaagaaaagtaaaaatttcgAACCGGCACAATGACGCGATCATTGCGCAAGGTCgaaaaactgaaaaattcCGAACCGACACTATGCACAAAGTTGTGAAGGGTCGAAAactcttatttttttgagttttgctaaatttttaagaaaataaaaacgtATAAATAGTGGCactaaaaactaaaacaat comes from Dictyostelium discoideum AX4 chromosome 2 chromosome, whole genome shotgun sequence and encodes:
- a CDS encoding hypothetical protein (Similar to Gallus gallus (Chicken). Peptide transporter PepT1), producing the protein MEGIDNEVFVYGGDENHFPSSIKYIMGNEICERYSYYALRGILTNYLISFMGYSEKNASSIGHGFNAGAYIFSLVGAYVADGVLGKYKTILYFSILYCFGAAIFSITAIPGITGDSPGERSPWGLIVGLTCIAIGTGGIKPVVSSFCGDQFGPHQKKLLQNLFQVFYWCVNLGSFFSSILSPILRTNVGYWCAFVIPAGILIISILIYLVGNKQYVKRKPQGSVLSTAFCIVGTGISESVKKTFRGSKYNDHYYNNSFLDRAKLKYSPRIVEQVKLVLRVLTVFVPLPFFWALYDQTGTRWTIQANSMDRHLGSWEIDSEIINCINPLLVMIFVPIFEYGIYRPLERKKINFTLLRRMGTGMFLSVIAFYISAIIQVHIDNSPPESVHIALQIPQYVVLTAAEVLLSITGLEFAYANSPRSMKSLVIAGWLICVSIGNMFDAFVIELIELPEYVLSLLFGSVMFVFIFIFIIIAYRFKEIDQSVLDELNGDTPMTDDNANANSKELDVVTQKDLSSSSNPIINNNNNNNNSTLGNSIDYGYDHEKSN